Proteins from a genomic interval of Rosa chinensis cultivar Old Blush chromosome 2, RchiOBHm-V2, whole genome shotgun sequence:
- the LOC112185193 gene encoding probable CCR4-associated factor 1 homolog 11 yields the protein MSAVSLTSCAGHKSLLGYNGVLLPMHDPDPLPIPGVIYPVWKSNFVPAFSQIWKLISQGGRWFASIDTEFPGTIYDCDKGRLHDPLYKYMMMKKNVNDTNIIQLGLTLADLNQNIYTWEFNFSDFDIDREDHKHIKRSIELLKRHGIDFWRNKEDGIPSHEFARMCREVGLLENRLVELTWVGFQISSDLGYFTKILTGQKLPDDFEEYKKAERIYFGDRVCDVKDMMNSFPTLKGGLTKVAEKLGIARVAGKSHQAGSDSLLTYLSFIKLSSM from the coding sequence ATGTCTGCAGTTTCCCTCACCTCCTGTGCCGGTCATAAATCCTTACTTGGGTACAATGGAGTACTGCTGCCCATGCATGATCCCGACCCTCTTCCTATACCTGGCGTTATATATCCGGTTTGGAAGAGCAATTTTGTGCCTGCGTTTTCGCAGATTTGGAAACTAATTAGCCAAGGTGGCCGCTGGTTCGCTTCTATAGACACAGAATTCCCTGGCACAATTTATGATTGTGACAAAGGCCGTCTCCATGACCCTCTGTACAAGtatatgatgatgaagaagaacgTGAACGACACCAACATAATCCAGTTGGGTCTCACACTCGCAGACCTTAACCAAAACATCTACACCTGGGAGTTCAATTTCAGCGACTTTGATATTGACCGTGAAGATCACAAGCATATCAAGCGCTCAATTGAGTTACTTAAGCGTCACGGAATCGATTTCTGGAGAAACAAGGAGGATGGTATACCTTCGCATGAGTTCGCGAGAATGTGTCGGGAAGTTGGGCTGTTAGAAAACAGATTGGTAGAGTTGACATGGGTGGGTTTCCAGATCTCATCTGATTTGGGCTACTTCACCAAGATCCTCACTGGACAAAAGTTGCCAGACGATTTTGAGGAGTACAAGAAGGCTGAAAGGATCTACTTTGGGGATAGGGTTTGTGATGTCAAGGACATGATGAACTCGTTTCCGACACTGAAAGGCGGTTTGACCAAAGTGGCGGAGAAACTGGGGATTGCACGTGTGGCCGGCAAGAGTCACCAGGCCGGCTCTGATAGTCTGTTGACATATCTAAGCTTCATCAAGCTGAGCTCAATGTAA
- the LOC112185196 gene encoding uncharacterized protein LOC112185196, with the protein MRDYTTPTDYTAPTCLVLAPITQQFEIRPATIQLLPTYYGKENENPYKHVKEFFNLCSTFNYTEVNIEQIRLRLFPFSLKDKAKDWFDSLPEASINSWADLSSKFIAKFFPARKTSALLTTIITFTQPEDEPFHESWERYKELFRQCPHHGFQDYQKVEYFYRGLNPQTRGMVDATVGGSLMNKTPEESIQAFETICENSQHWDYSVRDPRALNSSSTKRGGMYAVQTRSGLEEQVAALTKLLTPLVSKVARQVCALCSSDAHETEMCPTNPMIDEVQQVNAFNGRPRNDPYSNTYNPGWKQHPNFSWSNNQGAGISQPQQRQYQQAYQPPHVQQEDPSIKDMLAQILKRTEKYDYEVATLKQSQSNLEKSQQKLEVQVGQIATILNRMERGQGQFPSQTEVNPRGQEHAKAITILRNGKAIDNMVVMPGEVENSTKEALNQDDQVLRLQRP; encoded by the exons ATGAGAGATTATACTACTCCTACAGACTACACCGCGCCTACTTGTCTCGTCTTAGCACCCATAACTCAGCAGTTCGAGATTCGACCAGCAACTATTCAACTCTTGCCAACATACTATGGGAAAGAGAATGAGAATCCATACAAGCATGTCAAGGAGTTCTTCAATTTATGCTCAACATTTAATTATACGGAAGTTAACATAGAGCAAATTAGACTTCGActatttccattctctctaaaGGATAAGGCGAAGGATTGGTTTGACTCTCTTCCTGAAGCATCAATAAATTCATGGGCAGATCTTTCATCAAAGTTCATTGCAAAATTCTTCCCTGCAAGAAAGACAAGTGCTCTACTGACAACTATTATTACTTTCACTCAACCTGAGGATGAACCTTTTCATGAAAGTTGGGAGCGTTACAAGGAGTTATTTCGTCAATGCCCTCACCATGGTTTTCAAGATTACCAAAAGGTTGAGTACTTTTATAGAGGACTAAATCCTCAGACCAGGGGAATGGTCGATGCCACAGTAGGTGGAAGTTTGATGAATAAAACTCCAGAGGAATCTATTCAGGCTTTTGAGACTATTTGTGAGAACTCTCAGCATTGGGATTACAGTGTAAGAGATCCTAGGGCATTGAATTCTTCATCAACAAAACGAGGAGGCATGTATGCAGTTCAAACAAGGTCAGGTTTGGAGGAGCAAGTAGCAGCATTAACTAAGTTATTGACACCATTGGTGAGTAAGGTGGCAAGACAAGTCTGTGCTCTGTGTTCTAGTGATGCCCATGAGACTGAGATGTGCCCAACAAATCCTATGATAGATGAGGTGCAGCAAGTTAATGCATTTAATGGGAGACCTCGGAATGATCCCTAttcaaatacttacaatccGGGTTGGAAACAACACCCAAACTTCTCATGGAGCAATAATCAAGGAGCTGGAATCTCTCAACCACAACAAAGACAATATCAGCAAGCTTATCAACCACCCCATGTGCAACAAGAAGACCCTTCCATTAAAGATATGTTGGCTCAAATATTGAAGAGAACAGAAAAGTATGATTATGAAGTTGCAACGTTGAAACAAAGCCAATCAAACTTGGAAAAGAGTCAACAAAAGCTTGAAGTTCAGGTGGGACAGATAGCTACTATTTTAAATAGAATGGAGAGAGGACAAGGCCAATTTCCAAGTCAAACTGAGGTTAATCCAAGAGGTCAAGAGCATGCCAAGGCTATTACCATattgagaaatggaaaagcAATTGATAACATGGTAGTAATGCCTGGAGAAGTTGAAAATTCAACAAAGGAGGCCCTGAACCAAGATGACCAGGTCTTAAG GCTACAAAGACCTTAG